Genomic window (Leisingera methylohalidivorans DSM 14336):
GTGTGTGTCAGGCCAGTGCGCCATCCGCGGTCAGGGTCAGCTTGCCGCCCAGATAAGGTGCCAGAACCTCTGGCAGCGTGACCGAACCGTCCGCCTGCTGGCCGTTCTCCAGCACTGCGATCAGGCAGCGGCCCACTGCCAGACCGGATCCGTTCAGCGTGTGCAAGAACTGCGGCTTGCCGCCATCTGCGGGCTTGAAGCGCGCATTCATCCGGCGGGCCTGGAAGTCGCCGCAGACCGAAACCGAAGAGATCTCGCGATAGGTCTTCTGGCCGGGCACCCAGACCTCGATGTCGTGGGTCTTTCTGGCGCCGAACCCCATGTCGCCGGTGCACAGAACAATGGTGCGGTAGGGCAGGCCCAACCGTTCCAGGATGTTCTCTGCGCAACGGGTCATGCGCTCATGCTCATCGCCGCTTTTGTCAGGATGCGTGACCGAAACCATTTCGACCTTTTCGAACTGGTGCTGGCGCAGCATTCCGGAGGTGTCCTTGCCGGCCGAACCGGCCTCGGAGCGGAAGCACTGGGTGTGCGCCACATAGCGGCGGGGCAGGTAGCCTTCTTCGACTGTCATGCCGTTGACGATATTGGTCAGCGTGACCTCGGCAGTCGGAACCAGCCACCAGCCGTCGGTGGTTTTATAGCTGTCTTCGCCGAACTTGGGCAGCTGGCCGGTGCCGTACATCATCTCTTCGCGCACCAAAACCGGGGTCCAGGCCTCAGTAAGACCGTTCTCGTCC
Coding sequences:
- the serS gene encoding serine--tRNA ligase; translation: MHDIRAIRENPAAFDAAVARRGDAGVSSEILALDESRRAKIQAAETAQAQQNKASKEVGAAKGRGDETEFERLRALVAEKKAEVAKMNAEAKELDQQLTDMLMTIPNLPFDDVPDGKDEDDNVEIRRWGEPKELGFEAKEHFEIEGVKPGMDFEVAAKLSGSRFVVLSGAVARIHRALAQFMINTHVDENGLTEAWTPVLVREEMMYGTGQLPKFGEDSYKTTDGWWLVPTAEVTLTNIVNGMTVEEGYLPRRYVAHTQCFRSEAGSAGKDTSGMLRQHQFEKVEMVSVTHPDKSGDEHERMTRCAENILERLGLPYRTIVLCTGDMGFGARKTHDIEVWVPGQKTYREISSVSVCGDFQARRMNARFKPADGGKPQFLHTLNGSGLAVGRCLIAVLENGQQADGSVTLPEVLAPYLGGKLTLTADGALA